A segment of the Chryseobacterium scophthalmum genome:
AATAGCTGTTCCTGCAAGATCTTCCGGATTCCCCCATCTTCCTTCCGGAGTTCTGCTGATGATAAAATCGTTAAACGGATGACCGTCTACTCTGATTGGTTCTGTTTGAGATGTTGCAAAATATCCGGGTCCGATTCCGTTTACCTGAATATTGTGTTTTGCCCATTCTGTTGCTAAATTTTTGGTAAGCATTTTCAGTCCGCCTTTTGCAGAAGCGTACGCTACTACATTGTCACGACCAAGCTCACTCATCATAGAGCAAATATTAATGATTTTACCAGATTTTCTTTTAATCATGTGCTTCCCAACTAATTTGGACATGATGAAAGGACCGGTAAGATCTACATCGATTACTTTTCTAAAGTCTTCAACATCCATCTCAATTGCGGGAACACGTTTGATGATTCCTGCATTGTTGACCAGGATGTCTATTTTCCCATGAGTAGCTTCCATAAGAGCCACCTTCTGAGCTGCTTCACGTTCGTCTGTTACATCAAAAAGATAGCCTGTAGCGCTATACCCTTTACTGTGGTAATAATCTAAAGCTTCATCTAATTTTGATGGAGTTGTACTTGTGATGGCCAGTTCAGCACCTGCAGCAGCAAGACCTTCGGCCATTGCCATTCCTAATCCGTGAGTTCCGCCTGTGACAACGGCAACTTTACCGGATAAATCGAATAAATTCATGTAGAAAAAATTACTTTAGTTCGTTAGTTTTAACAGCGTCCATATCGCCATAATCCATATTTTCTCCTGCCATTCCCCATATAAATGTGTAGTTGGA
Coding sequences within it:
- a CDS encoding gluconate 5-dehydrogenase, encoding MNLFDLSGKVAVVTGGTHGLGMAMAEGLAAAGAELAITSTTPSKLDEALDYYHSKGYSATGYLFDVTDEREAAQKVALMEATHGKIDILVNNAGIIKRVPAIEMDVEDFRKVIDVDLTGPFIMSKLVGKHMIKRKSGKIINICSMMSELGRDNVVAYASAKGGLKMLTKNLATEWAKHNIQVNGIGPGYFATSQTEPIRVDGHPFNDFIISRTPEGRWGNPEDLAGTAIFLASDASKFINGQIIYVDGGILATIGKPANE